CGGCCGGGGAATCGACCGGATTACTGCCAGCAGCGGCGATGGAGGACAGGACAGTGGGACGACTCTTCGGTACGGACGGCGTACGCGGTGTGGCCAACGAGGGCCTCACCGCGGAACTGGCGCTCGGCCTCTCCGTGGCCGCCGCGCACGTGCTCGGTGACGCGGGCGCCTTCGACGGCCACCGTCCGGTCGCCGTGGTCGGCCGTGACCCCCGGGCGTCCGGCGAGTTCCTGGAGGCCGCGGTGATCGCGGGCCTGGCCGGCGCGGGCGTGGACGTCCTGCGGGTCGGGGTGCTCCCCACCCCCGCCGTGGCCTACCTGACCGGCGCGCTCGGCGCCGACCTCGGCGTGATGCTGTCCGCCAGCCACAACGCGATGCCCGACAACGGCATCAAGTTCCTCGCCCGCGGCGGCCACAAGCTGGACGACCGCATCGAGGACGCCATCGAGGCGCACTACCAGCGCTACCGGGAGGGCGCGGGGGAGAGCTGGAAGCGGCCCACCGGCGCCGCCGTCGGCCGGGTCCGCGAGTACACCGAGGGCTTCGACAAGTACGTCGCGCACCTGATCGGCGTCCTGCCCAACCGCCTGGACGGTGTGAAGGTCGTCATCGACGGCGCGCACGGCGCGGCCGCCCGGGTCGCCCCGGAGGCGTTCGCGCGGGCCGGCGCCGAGGTCGTGCACACCCTGGGGGCGGAGCCCACCGGCCTCAACATCAACGACGGCGTGGGCTCCACCCACCTCGACAAGCTCCGGGCCGCGATGACCGAGCACCGCGCCGACCTCGGCATCGCGCTCGACGGCGACGCAGACCGCTGCCTGGCCGCCGACGCCGACGGCAACGAGGTGGACGGCGACCAGATCATCGCCGTCCTCGCTGTCGCGATGCGCGAGGCCGGCACGCTGCGCGGCAACACCGCGGTCGCCACCGTGATGTCCAACCTGGGCTTCAAGCTGGCGATGGAGCGCGAGGGCATCAACCTCGTCCAGACCGCGGTCGGCGACCGCTACGTCCTGGAGGAGATGAAGCAGCACGGTTTCGCGCTCGGCGGCGAGCAGTCCGGCCACGTCATCCTGCTGGACCACGCGACCACCGGCGACGGCACGCTGACCGGCCTGATGCTCGGCGCCCGGCTGGCCGCCAGCAAGAAGTCGCTGGCCGAGCTCGCGAGCGTGATGACCCGGCTGCCGCAGCTGCTGATCAACGTCAAGGACGTCGACCGGACCAGGGTGGGCACCTGCCCGGAGCTGACCGAGGCGGTCGCCGAGGCGGAGGCCGAACTCGGCGCGACCGGCCGGGTGCTGCTGCGTCCCTCCGGTACGGAGCCGCTGGTCCGGGTGATGGTGGAGGCCGCCGACCAGGTGCAGGCGAAGGCCGTCGCCGAGCGGCTGGCCGAGGTCGTGCGCAAGTACCTGGGCTGAGGCGCCGTCAGCGCGTACGCCGTCGGCGGCCCGTGACCCCCTTCGGGGTCGCGGGCCGCCGACATGTGGTCAGAGCTTGCGCAGCAGGGCGCGGCGGACCTTGTGGTCGGCTCCCTTCTGGAGGATCAGGGTGGCCCGCCCCCGGGTGGGGAGGACGTTCTCCAGCAGGTTGGGCTTGTTGATGGTGCGCCAGACCTGGCGGCCGTAGTCCAGCGCCTCGTCCTCCGGCACCTCGGTGAAGCGGCGGAAGTAGGAGCTCGGGTCCTGGAAGGCGGTGTCCCGCAGCTTCTTGAAGCGGGAGAGGTACCAGTTCTCGATGTCGTCGGTGCGGGCGTCGACGTAGATCGAGAAGTCGAAGTAGTCGGCCACGGCCAGCCGGGTGCGGCCGTCGGTGCCCGGCAGGGCCGGCTGGAGGACGTTCAGGCCCTCCACGATCAGGATGTCCGGCCGTTCCACGGTGAGCCGGCGGTCCGGCACGATGTCGTAGAACAGGTGCGAGTAGACCGGGGCGGAGACCTGGTCCTTGCCGGCCTTCACGTCCGCGACGAAACGCATCAGCGCCCGGCGGTCGTACGACTCGGGGAAGCCCTTGCGGGCCATCAGGCCGCGTCGGCGCAGCTCGGCGTTGGGCAGCAGGAAGCCGTCGGTGGTGACCAGTTCGACCCGGGGGTGCTCGGGCCAGCGGGCCAGCAGCGCCTGGAGCAGTCGCGCGGTGGTCGACTTGCCGACCGCGACCGAACCGGCGACCCCGATGACGAAGGGCGTGCGGGTGCGTTCGGTGTCGCCGGTGTCCAGGAAGCTGCCCACCGCCCCGCGCAGTTCGTGGGTGGCGTGGATGTAGAGGTTCAGCAGCCGGGACAGCGGCAGGTAGACGTCCCGGACCTCGTCCAGGTCGAGGGCGGTACCGAGCCCGCGGAGCCGTTCCACCTCTTCGGCGGTCAGTGGGAGCGGAGTGCGCTCGCGCAGGGCGCTCCACTCGGCCCGGCTCAGGTCCACGTACGGCGAGGGTGAGGGTCCGCCGGAGGCGGCGGCGCCCGGCGTACAGAGTTCGGTCAGCACATGCTCCATTGTGGGCCGTGCGGGCCGTCGGGGCTGCTGTGGTGTCGGTCACGCGACGTGTGTCCCGGAGTGACCGGCTCTGAGCCGCCGAGCGGTGGACCGACGGGCCCTTATGCTGGCACGCATGTGCGGAATTGTTGGATATGTGGGCGCTCAGCCCGCTCTTGACGTAGTAATCGCAGGCCTGCAACGGCTGGAGTACCGGGGGTACGACTCCGCCGGTGTGGCCGTGCAGACCCTGGGCTCCGACGGGCAGTGGAGCCTCGCCACCGACAAGCGGGCCGGCAAGCTCGCCAACCTTGAGAAGTCGCTCGCCGAGGCCCCTCTCCCCGGCGGCACCACCGGAATCGGGCACACCCGCTGGGCCACCCACGGCGGCCCGACGGACGCCAACGCCCACCCCCATCTGGACGACACCGCGAAGGTCGCGGTCGTCCACAACGGCATCATCGAGAACTTCGCCCAGCTGCGGGCGGAGCTCGCCGAGCGCGGCCACACGCTGCGCTCGGAGACCGACACCGAGGTCGTCGCCCACCTGCTGGGCGAGGCGTTCGACGGCGACCTGGCCGAGGCCATGCGGGCGGTCTGCGGCCGTCTGGACGGCGCGTTCACCCTGGTCGCGGTGCACGCGGACGCGCCGGACGTGGTGGTCGGCGCCCGCCGCAACTCGCCGCTGGTGGTCGGGCGCGGCGAGGGCGAGAACTTCCTCGCCTCCGACGTCGCCGCGTTCATCGCGCACACCCGCGAGGCGGTCGAGCTGGGTCAGGACCAGGTCGTCGAGCTGCGCCGGGACGGCGTGACCATCACCAACTTCGACGGCACCCCGGCCGAGGTGCGCGAGTACCACGTGGACTGGGACGCCTCGGCCGCCGAGAAGGGGGGTTACGACTACTTCATGCTCAAGGAGATCGCCGAGCAGCCGAAGGCCGTCGCCGACACCCTGCTCGGCCGGATCGGCACCGACGGCCGGCTCACCCTCGACGAGCTGCGGATCGCCGACGCGGACCTGCGCGCCGTCGACAAGGTCGTCATCGTCGCCTGCGGGACCGCCTTCCACGCCGGCATGATCGCGAAGTACGCGATCGAGCACTGGACCCGGATCGCCTGCGAGGTCGAGGTCGCCTCCGAGTTCCGCTACCGGGACCCGATCCTGGACGAGCGGACGCTGGTCATCGCCATCTCGCAGTCCGGCGAGACCATGGACACCCTGATGGCCCTGCGGCACGCCCGGGAGCAGGGCGCCAAGGTGCTGGCGATCTGCAACACCAACGGCTCGACCATCCCGCGCGAGTCGGACGCGGTGCTCTACACGCACGCCGGCCCCGAGGTCGCGGTCGCCTCGACCAAGGCGTTCCTGACCCAGCTGGTCGCCTGCTACCTGGTCGCGCTCTACCTCGGCCAGGTGCGCGGCACCAAGTGGGGCGACGAGATCTTCGCCGTGATCAAGGAGCTCGGCCAGGCGCCGAAGGCCATCGAGCAGGTCCTGGAGACGATGGAGCCGGTCCGTGAGCTGGCCCGCTCGCTCGCGGACGCCAAGTCGGTGCTCTTCCTCGGCCGGCACGTGGGCTTCCCGGTCGCACTGGAGGGCGCGCTCAAGCTCAAGGAGCTGGCGTACATGCACGCCGAGGGCTTCGCGGCGGGCGAGCTCAAGCACGGCCCGATCGCGCTGATCGAGGAGGGGCTGCCGGTCGTGGTGGTCGTTCCCTCGCCGCGCGGGCGGTCGATCCTGCACGACAAGATCGTCTCCAACATCCAGGAGATCCGGGCCCGCGGCGCGCGGACCATCGTGATCGCCGAGGAGGGCGACGAGGCGGTCGTGCCGTACGCCGACCACCTGATCCGCATCCCGGTCACGCCGGTGCTGCTCCAGCCGCTGGTGTCGACGGTGCCGCTGCAGGTCTTCGCCTGCGAGCTGGCCACCGCCAAGGGCCACGAGGTGGACCAGCCGCGCAACCTGGCGAAGTCCGTCACGGTCGAATAGGCCGGGCGGGCGCCCCTGCGGTGGCCGCGTTCCACCGCAGGGGCGCCGCGGCCGGCGCGCGGGAGACCGGCGCGGGCAGGCCGAGCGGCTCGCCGAACAGCACCCGGCGGGCGTACCGGCCGGTGGCGAAGGGGGTTCGCAGCGGCTCTCACCCCGAAGGCGTGCCGTAAGGTCCCCGGCAGCGAGGGACTGCGGCGGAGGAGTGTGGGGCGTGATCATCGGGGTCGGGATCGACGTGGCCGGGATCGACCGGTTCGGGGAGGCCCTGCAGCGCACGCCGGGGATGGCCGAGCGCCTGTTCACCGAGGCCGAGCTGGTGCTGCCGTCCGGATCGCGGCGGGGGACGGCCTCCTTGGCGGCGCGGTTCGCCGCCAAGGAGGCGCTGGCCAAGGCGCTCGGCGCGCCCGGCGGGCTGAACTGGCACGACGCCGAGGTGCACACCGAGGCGTCCGGCCGGCCGGTGCTGCGGGTCACCGGGACGATCGCGGCGCGCGCCGCCGAACTGGGCGTAGCCTCGTGGCACGTGTCGCTCAGCCACGACGCGGGCGTAGCGTCGGCGGTAGTCATCGCCGAGGGCTGAGCCACTGGAGGCCGGGGAATGCGTCACGCACACACCGTCGAGCGGATCCGGGCGGCCGAGGCCGAGCTGATGGCCCGGCTGCCGGAGGGCACGTTGATGGGGCGGGCGGCCGCCGGTCTCGCCGCGACCTGCGCCAGGCTGCTGGCGGACCACCGGGGGAGGGTCTACGGCAGCCGGGTGACGGTGCTCGCCGGCAGCGGGGACAACGGCGGTGACGCCCTGCACGCGGGCGCGCTGCTGGCCCGGCGCGGCGCCGCCGTCACCGCCGTCCTGCTGGCGCCCGACCGGGCGCACGCCGACGGCCTGGCCGCCCTGCGGTCGGCCGGCGGTCGGGTGCTGACGGAGCCGGCGGCCGGCCTGGCCGCCTTCACGGCCGCGGACCTCGCGCTGGACGGGATCGTCGGTATCGGCGGCCGGGGCGGCCTGCGGGCCGGGGCGCAGCCGTACGCCACCGCCCCGCGCCCCGCCCTGGTGGTCGCGGTCGACGTGCCGAGCGGCGTCGACGCCGACACCGGCGAGGTGCCGGGGGCGGCGCTGCGGGCCGACGTGACGGTGGTGTTCGGCAGCCACAAGCCCGGTCTGCTGGTCGATCCCGGCGCCTCCCACGCCGGTGCGGTTCAGCTCGTGCCGATCGGCCTCGACCTGCCGCCGGCGGCTCTGACGGCGCTGCAGCACACGGACGTGGCCGCGCTGCTGCCCCGACCCGGCACGGAGAGCGACAAGTACCGGCGCGGTGTGGTCGGGGTGGCGGCGGGCTCCGCGAAGTACCCGGGGGCGGCGGTTCTGGCGGTCTCCGGCGCGCTGCGCGGCGGTGCGGGCGCGGTGCGGTACGTGGGCACGGCGGCGGAGGAGGTGGTCCGGCGCTTCCCCGAGGTGCTGGTCACCGAGGGCGGGCCGGCCGGCGCCGGCCGGGTCCAGGCCTGGGTGGTCGGACCGGGCGGCGGTGACGGCGCCGAGCAGGCGCTGCGGGAGGCGCTGGCGGCCGACGTGCCCGTCCTGGTCGACGCGGACGGCCTGACCGAGCTGGCCCGGCTCGGCCCCGCCGTGCTCGCCGCGCGCACCGCACCGACCCTGCTGACCCCGCACACCGGCGAGGCGGCCCGGCTGCTCGCGGGCGTGGACGGCGGCCCGCCCCCGGACGCCGGGCAGCTCGCGGCGGCCCGGCTGCGCACCGCCCGCCGGCTCGCGGCCGGCTACCGGGCGACCGTCCTGCTCAAGGGCTCCAGCACGGTCGTCGCCGAGCCCACCGGCCAGGCCCGGGTCAACCCGACCGGCACCTCCTGGCTGGCCACGGCCGGCAGCGGGGACGTCCTGGCCGGCCTGGCGGGCTCGCTGCTGGCAGCCGGCCTCACCCCGCTGGACGCCGCCTCGGCCGCCGCCTACCTGCACGGTCTGGCCGGACGCCGGGCGGCCGGTACCGGCGCGGACGGTGGGGGCGCGCCGGTGGCGGCGAGCGATCTGGCCCGGGAGCTGCCGGCGGTCTGGCGCGACGTCCGCGCGGCCGCGCCCGCCGGCCGGGCGGGCCGCCGGGACGGGTGAGCGCGCCGCGCCCGGGACACGGCCTGACCGGGCCGTCCGGCGGGCACCCGGACCGGTCTGGGAGACTGACCCCGATGACAACTGCGAACACGACCGGGGCGGCCACCACCGCCGATGCCCCCGGCCGACACCACCGGGCCGAGGCGACCATCGATCTGGCCGCCCTGCGCGCGAACGTGGCCGCCCTGCGCGAGCGCACCGGCGGTCCCGCCGTGATGGCCGTGGTCAAGGCGGACGCCTACGGCCACGGCGCGCTGCCGTGCGCCCTGGCGGCCCTGGAGGCCGGGGCCACCTGGCTGGGCACCGCCACCCCGGAGGAGGCGCTGGCCCTGCGCGCGGCCGGCATCGGGCCGGACCGGGCCCGCATCCTGTGCTGGCTCTGGACCCCGGGCGCTCCCTGGGAGCAGGCGCTGCGCGCCGGCGTCGACATCTCGGTCAGCGGCCGATGGGCGCTCGACGAGCTGCTGGCGGCCGTCCGGGCCTGCGGCGTGCCGGCCCGGGTGCACCTGAAGGCCGACACCGGCCTCGGCCGCAACGGCTGCCAGCCGCACGACTGGCCCGACCTGGTCGCCGCCGTCCTGCGGGCCGAGGCCGAGGGCCTGCTGACGGCCGCGGGCGTCTGGTCGCACTTCGCCGCCGCCGACGAGCCGGGCCACCCGTCCATCCAGGCCCAGCTGGACGGCTTCGCGGCCGCGCTCGCGTACGCGGAGGGCGCCGGGCTGCGCCCCGAGGTCCGGCACCTGGCCAACTCGCCGGCCACCCTGCTGCTCCCGCAGGCGCACTACGACCTGGTCCGCCCGGGCCTGGCGACCTACGGGCTCTCGCCCGTCCCGGAGGTCGGCGGACCGGCCGACTTCGGGCTGCGCCCGGTGATGTCGCTGACCGCCCGGCTGGCCCTGGTCAAGGAGGTGCCCGGCGGTCACGGCGTCAGTTACGGCCACCACTACACGACGCCGGGTGCCACCACGCTGGGCCTGGTCCCGCTGGGCTACGCGGACGGCATCCCCCGGCACGCCAGCAACACCGGGCCGGTGCAGATCGCCGGCAAGTGGCGCACGGTCGCCGGCCGGGTCGCGATGGACCAGTTCGTGGTGGACCTCGGCGGTGACACCCCCCGGGTCGGCGAGGACGTGCTGCTCTTCGGCACCGGCGAGCAGGGTGAGCCCACGGCCGAGGACTGGGCCCGGGCCTGCGGCACGGTGTCGTACGAGATCGTCACCCGGATCGGCGGCCGGGTGCCGCGCCGGTACGTCGGCGCCGTCCCCGGCGCGCCGTCCGCCGGTGGTGCCACGGCATGAGCGAGCAGGACGGCGGCAACCCGATCGCGGCGGTGGCCCGCGCCGCCGGCAGCGCCTCGGCCGGGGTGAGCCGGGCCGGGCTGATCGGCATCTCGGTCGGTGTGGTCGCGGCGGGCGCCGCCGCCGGTGTGGCGGTCGAGCGCCTCACCGTCGGGCGGGCGATGCGCCGCCGGGCCCGGGAGGCGCTGGACGCCACCGCCCCGTACGGGTCGCTGCGCGGGCGTCCGCGGACCGTCGGCGCGCCGGACGGCACCGAGCTGTACGTCGAGCTGGACGGCACCGGCTGGCCGGGCCCCGTCCAGCCGCAACCCGAGGAGCCGGGCCGGGGCGCCAGGCGCGCCTGGTTCGCCCGGCGGCGCACCGACGGGGGTGCGGTCGACCGCACCGGACTGCCCGGGGTGCTGGCCGGCTCCGGCGCACTGCTCCGGGCGGGCGGCCGCAGGAGCCCGGGCGGGCCGCCGCCCGCCGTGGCCGCGCCGCTCACCGTGGTGTTCTGCCACGGCTACTGCCTCAACCAGGACAGCTGGCACTTCCAGCGCGCCGCGCTGCGCGAGGGCATGCGGCTGGTCTTCTGGGACCAGCGCAGCCACGGGCGCTCCGAACGCTCCCGCACCTTCCTGGCGGGCGAGGCCGCGAGCATCGACCAGCTGGGTGGGGATCTCATGGCGGTCCTGGACGCCGTGGCGCCCGAGGGCCCGATCGTACTGGTCGGTCACTCGATGGGCGGCATGACGGTGATGGCGCTCGCCGCCCAGTACCCCGAGCTGTTCGGCGCGGGGGCGTCCCCCACCGGGGGCGGCGGGAGGGTCGCCGGGGTCGCGCTGATCGGCACGCTGGCCAGCGACTGGGACAGCGTCACACTCGGCCTGCCGGCCGTCGGGGCCAAGCTGTTCCGCCGGGTCGCCCCGGGGATGATGAAACTGCTCGGCCGCCAGGTCGAGCTGGTCGAGGCCACCCGGCGGTTCGGCGCGGACTTCGCGGCCGTCTTCTACCGGAGGTTCTCCTTCGGCGGCAAGGACGTCGACCCCGGTGTGGTGCGCTTCGCCGAACAGCTGCTGGACGCCACCCCGATCGACGTGGTCGCCGAGTTCTACCCGGCCTTCGGGACGCACGACAAGCTCGACGCGCTCGCCGCCCTCCACGGCATCCCGGCCCTGGTCCTGGCCGGTACCAGGGATCTGCTCACCCCGCCCGGGCACAGCGAGGCGATCGCCCGCGCGCTGCCCGGCGCCGAACTCGTCCTGGTGGAGAACGCCGGCCACCTGGTGATGCTGGAGCGCCCGGAGCTGGTCGACCGGCACCTGGCCGGGCTGCTCCGGCGGGCCGTCGAGTACGCCGGCGCGCAGCCGCTGCCGCAGGCCGTCCAGGAGCTCGCCGAACCGCAGTGACCGCTCCGCGGCCGGGCGCGGGCGGCCCCGGCACGCCGCCGCCCGCCGGTGTGGCACCGTAGCGGTGGCGGCGGCCGGACGGCGGCTCCGCACGGATCGAAGGGCACGACACAGGCATGGGCGCGCAAGCCACACTCACCGTCGCCACTCCCGAGCGGATGGGCCGGCTCGGCCGGGACCTGGCCGCGCTGCTGCGCCCGGGTGACCTGGTGCTGCTCTCCGGCGAACTGGGCGCGGGCAAGACCACGCTGACCCGGGGCCTGGGCGCGGGGCTCGGGGTACGCGGCGCGGTCACCTCGCCGACCTTCGTGATCGCCCGGGTGCACCCCTCCCTGGTGGGCGGACCGGCACTGGTGCACGTCGACGCCTACCGGCTGGGCGGCGGCCTCGACGAGATGGAGGATCTCGACCTGGACGTCTCGCTGCCGGAGTCGGTGGTGGTGGTCGAGTGGGGTGAGGGCAAGGTCGAGCAGCTCTCCGAGAACCGGCTCGAAGTACGGATCGAGCGCGCGCTCGGCGGCGCCCCGCAGGACGGGGTGGCGGACGGCCGGGCGGCGGACGGTACCGCCTCGCCGGACCGGGCGGACGACGACGAGGACCCGCGCCTGGTCCGGCTCACGGGGCTCGGGGCGCGCTGGGCCGGGGTGGAGCTGGCAGCGCTGGCCGGGGGCTGAGGCTCCGGACCGCCGGGGCGGTTTTCCGACAGGCTGTCGGCAAGGTGTTGCGGGCAGGGCGCCGGGCATGGTGGGATGGGCGTTGCGGTTAGGTATGCCTAACTAGGGAGGCGCCATGTCGAGCACCACCCCCGCCCCGGAGCGCGCGCCGCGCGACCGGGCCGGCGAAGTCGCCCGGTCCGCTCCCGGAGCCGTACCGCCGGCCGATCCCGCCGACGCGCCGGGGCCCGGCGCCGGGGTCGCGATGCGTACGCTGCTGGCGGCCTGCGCCGCCGCGGAGGCCGTGTCCACCCCGCCCGCGTACCGGCGCCAGGGCGCCAGGCCGCCCGTGCACCGGACGGCCGCCTGAGCCGGGACGCCCGGCGGACGGGCCGCGGGTCAGGCGACGACCACGACCTTCGTCCCGGTGGGTGCGAAGTCCCAGAGCAGCTGGCCGTTCTGCCGGCTCTGCCGGATGCCGCCGGTCTTGGCGGCCGGATCGGCCGTCGGGGTGGCGCCGTCCACGGCCGCGCTGAAGCCGAACACGATGCCGTTCTGCTGGGTGAACAGCACCACGTGCTCGATCTGCTTGCCGTCGCTGCCCGTGGTGGCGGCCTTGCGGCTGTAGACCGAGTA
The sequence above is drawn from the Kitasatospora sp. NBC_00315 genome and encodes:
- the glmM gene encoding phosphoglucosamine mutase, which produces MGRLFGTDGVRGVANEGLTAELALGLSVAAAHVLGDAGAFDGHRPVAVVGRDPRASGEFLEAAVIAGLAGAGVDVLRVGVLPTPAVAYLTGALGADLGVMLSASHNAMPDNGIKFLARGGHKLDDRIEDAIEAHYQRYREGAGESWKRPTGAAVGRVREYTEGFDKYVAHLIGVLPNRLDGVKVVIDGAHGAAARVAPEAFARAGAEVVHTLGAEPTGLNINDGVGSTHLDKLRAAMTEHRADLGIALDGDADRCLAADADGNEVDGDQIIAVLAVAMREAGTLRGNTAVATVMSNLGFKLAMEREGINLVQTAVGDRYVLEEMKQHGFALGGEQSGHVILLDHATTGDGTLTGLMLGARLAASKKSLAELASVMTRLPQLLINVKDVDRTRVGTCPELTEAVAEAEAELGATGRVLLRPSGTEPLVRVMVEAADQVQAKAVAERLAEVVRKYLG
- the coaA gene encoding type I pantothenate kinase is translated as MEHVLTELCTPGAAASGGPSPSPYVDLSRAEWSALRERTPLPLTAEEVERLRGLGTALDLDEVRDVYLPLSRLLNLYIHATHELRGAVGSFLDTGDTERTRTPFVIGVAGSVAVGKSTTARLLQALLARWPEHPRVELVTTDGFLLPNAELRRRGLMARKGFPESYDRRALMRFVADVKAGKDQVSAPVYSHLFYDIVPDRRLTVERPDILIVEGLNVLQPALPGTDGRTRLAVADYFDFSIYVDARTDDIENWYLSRFKKLRDTAFQDPSSYFRRFTEVPEDEALDYGRQVWRTINKPNLLENVLPTRGRATLILQKGADHKVRRALLRKL
- the glmS gene encoding glutamine--fructose-6-phosphate transaminase (isomerizing), producing MCGIVGYVGAQPALDVVIAGLQRLEYRGYDSAGVAVQTLGSDGQWSLATDKRAGKLANLEKSLAEAPLPGGTTGIGHTRWATHGGPTDANAHPHLDDTAKVAVVHNGIIENFAQLRAELAERGHTLRSETDTEVVAHLLGEAFDGDLAEAMRAVCGRLDGAFTLVAVHADAPDVVVGARRNSPLVVGRGEGENFLASDVAAFIAHTREAVELGQDQVVELRRDGVTITNFDGTPAEVREYHVDWDASAAEKGGYDYFMLKEIAEQPKAVADTLLGRIGTDGRLTLDELRIADADLRAVDKVVIVACGTAFHAGMIAKYAIEHWTRIACEVEVASEFRYRDPILDERTLVIAISQSGETMDTLMALRHAREQGAKVLAICNTNGSTIPRESDAVLYTHAGPEVAVASTKAFLTQLVACYLVALYLGQVRGTKWGDEIFAVIKELGQAPKAIEQVLETMEPVRELARSLADAKSVLFLGRHVGFPVALEGALKLKELAYMHAEGFAAGELKHGPIALIEEGLPVVVVVPSPRGRSILHDKIVSNIQEIRARGARTIVIAEEGDEAVVPYADHLIRIPVTPVLLQPLVSTVPLQVFACELATAKGHEVDQPRNLAKSVTVE
- a CDS encoding holo-ACP synthase is translated as MIIGVGIDVAGIDRFGEALQRTPGMAERLFTEAELVLPSGSRRGTASLAARFAAKEALAKALGAPGGLNWHDAEVHTEASGRPVLRVTGTIAARAAELGVASWHVSLSHDAGVASAVVIAEG
- a CDS encoding NAD(P)H-hydrate dehydratase gives rise to the protein MRHAHTVERIRAAEAELMARLPEGTLMGRAAAGLAATCARLLADHRGRVYGSRVTVLAGSGDNGGDALHAGALLARRGAAVTAVLLAPDRAHADGLAALRSAGGRVLTEPAAGLAAFTAADLALDGIVGIGGRGGLRAGAQPYATAPRPALVVAVDVPSGVDADTGEVPGAALRADVTVVFGSHKPGLLVDPGASHAGAVQLVPIGLDLPPAALTALQHTDVAALLPRPGTESDKYRRGVVGVAAGSAKYPGAAVLAVSGALRGGAGAVRYVGTAAEEVVRRFPEVLVTEGGPAGAGRVQAWVVGPGGGDGAEQALREALAADVPVLVDADGLTELARLGPAVLAARTAPTLLTPHTGEAARLLAGVDGGPPPDAGQLAAARLRTARRLAAGYRATVLLKGSSTVVAEPTGQARVNPTGTSWLATAGSGDVLAGLAGSLLAAGLTPLDAASAAAYLHGLAGRRAAGTGADGGGAPVAASDLARELPAVWRDVRAAAPAGRAGRRDG
- the alr gene encoding alanine racemase codes for the protein MTTANTTGAATTADAPGRHHRAEATIDLAALRANVAALRERTGGPAVMAVVKADAYGHGALPCALAALEAGATWLGTATPEEALALRAAGIGPDRARILCWLWTPGAPWEQALRAGVDISVSGRWALDELLAAVRACGVPARVHLKADTGLGRNGCQPHDWPDLVAAVLRAEAEGLLTAAGVWSHFAAADEPGHPSIQAQLDGFAAALAYAEGAGLRPEVRHLANSPATLLLPQAHYDLVRPGLATYGLSPVPEVGGPADFGLRPVMSLTARLALVKEVPGGHGVSYGHHYTTPGATTLGLVPLGYADGIPRHASNTGPVQIAGKWRTVAGRVAMDQFVVDLGGDTPRVGEDVLLFGTGEQGEPTAEDWARACGTVSYEIVTRIGGRVPRRYVGAVPGAPSAGGATA
- a CDS encoding alpha/beta fold hydrolase encodes the protein MSEQDGGNPIAAVARAAGSASAGVSRAGLIGISVGVVAAGAAAGVAVERLTVGRAMRRRAREALDATAPYGSLRGRPRTVGAPDGTELYVELDGTGWPGPVQPQPEEPGRGARRAWFARRRTDGGAVDRTGLPGVLAGSGALLRAGGRRSPGGPPPAVAAPLTVVFCHGYCLNQDSWHFQRAALREGMRLVFWDQRSHGRSERSRTFLAGEAASIDQLGGDLMAVLDAVAPEGPIVLVGHSMGGMTVMALAAQYPELFGAGASPTGGGGRVAGVALIGTLASDWDSVTLGLPAVGAKLFRRVAPGMMKLLGRQVELVEATRRFGADFAAVFYRRFSFGGKDVDPGVVRFAEQLLDATPIDVVAEFYPAFGTHDKLDALAALHGIPALVLAGTRDLLTPPGHSEAIARALPGAELVLVENAGHLVMLERPELVDRHLAGLLRRAVEYAGAQPLPQAVQELAEPQ
- the tsaE gene encoding tRNA (adenosine(37)-N6)-threonylcarbamoyltransferase complex ATPase subunit type 1 TsaE, which translates into the protein MGAQATLTVATPERMGRLGRDLAALLRPGDLVLLSGELGAGKTTLTRGLGAGLGVRGAVTSPTFVIARVHPSLVGGPALVHVDAYRLGGGLDEMEDLDLDVSLPESVVVVEWGEGKVEQLSENRLEVRIERALGGAPQDGVADGRAADGTASPDRADDDEDPRLVRLTGLGARWAGVELAALAGG